A genomic segment from Actinoplanes sichuanensis encodes:
- a CDS encoding NAD-dependent epimerase/dehydratase family protein has translation MRILVLGGSGFVGRSIAELAAARGDDVTVLNRGRADPPPRVRALTGDRQTPGGLDALGDATWDAVVDTWSADATVVAAAATALQGRAGHYTYISSRSVYVLGEDRLVPHDEPGYAGDKLRGELAAAGFGGPLLLARAGLILGPYENIGRLPWWLNRLHAGGPTLAPGPRDLPLQYIDTRDLAAFVLDAAATARTGPFDLVSPPGHTTMGELLDITNEVTGNHADLRWTDPDTIIAAGIQPWTHLPVWLPPGPLHTALHGSDVTPALAAGLRCRPVRETITDTWTWLTSLPDGAPHRADRPAVGLDPQIEATLL, from the coding sequence ATGCGGATTCTGGTGCTGGGTGGCAGTGGTTTCGTCGGCCGGTCGATCGCCGAACTCGCCGCCGCCCGCGGCGACGACGTGACCGTGCTCAACCGCGGCCGGGCCGACCCGCCGCCCCGGGTGCGGGCCCTGACCGGCGACCGGCAGACCCCGGGCGGCCTGGACGCGCTCGGCGACGCCACGTGGGACGCGGTCGTGGACACCTGGTCGGCCGACGCCACGGTGGTCGCCGCGGCGGCGACGGCGTTGCAAGGCCGAGCCGGCCACTACACCTACATCTCGAGCCGTTCGGTGTACGTCCTCGGCGAGGACCGTCTCGTACCGCACGACGAACCCGGCTACGCCGGTGACAAACTCCGCGGCGAGCTGGCTGCCGCCGGGTTCGGCGGGCCGCTGCTGCTGGCCCGGGCGGGGCTGATCCTGGGCCCGTACGAGAACATCGGCCGCCTACCGTGGTGGCTCAACCGGCTGCACGCCGGCGGTCCGACACTGGCGCCCGGCCCGCGGGATCTGCCGCTGCAATACATCGACACCCGCGACCTGGCCGCGTTCGTCCTGGACGCCGCCGCCACCGCCCGGACCGGCCCCTTCGACCTGGTCAGCCCGCCCGGACACACCACGATGGGCGAGCTGCTGGACATCACCAACGAGGTCACCGGAAACCACGCCGACCTGCGGTGGACCGACCCGGACACCATCATCGCCGCCGGCATCCAACCGTGGACCCACCTCCCGGTGTGGCTACCACCCGGGCCACTGCACACCGCCCTGCACGGCAGTGACGTCACCCCCGCCCTGGCGGCGGGCCTACGATGCCGGCCGGTCCGGGAGACGATCACCGACACGTGGACGTGGCTCACATCGCTGCCGGACGGCGCACCACACCGCGCCGACCGGCCGGCCGTCGGCCTCGACCCGCAGATCGAGGCGACCCTGCTATAG
- a CDS encoding endonuclease/exonuclease/phosphatase family protein: protein MRLATFNLLHGRSLSDGTVHADRIHAAVADLDADVLGLQEVDRAQPRSGLLDLTALAADALGARVHRFAAAVVGTPGQTWEPWHSGADIGHPQYGIAVVSRFPVQRWQITQLPGAPVRSPVYVPDGGLLLLRDEPRVLLAAVLDTPAGPLTVATTHLSFVPGWNVRQLRAAVRALRGLPAPRVLLGDLNMPAGPVRAFTGWRPLARAATFPNTAPKTQLDHVLADPRGAGALGRVVQVRTPAVAVSDHRPLVVRLDR from the coding sequence GTGCGCCTGGCCACCTTCAACCTGCTGCACGGCAGATCACTGTCGGACGGCACCGTACACGCCGACCGGATCCACGCCGCCGTCGCCGACCTCGACGCCGACGTGTTGGGGTTGCAGGAGGTCGACCGGGCGCAGCCGCGGTCGGGGTTGCTGGACCTGACCGCGTTGGCCGCCGACGCGCTCGGCGCGAGGGTGCACCGGTTCGCTGCGGCGGTCGTCGGTACGCCCGGTCAGACGTGGGAGCCGTGGCATTCCGGGGCCGACATCGGCCACCCGCAGTACGGGATCGCGGTGGTCAGCCGGTTCCCGGTGCAGCGTTGGCAGATCACCCAGTTGCCCGGTGCGCCGGTGCGGTCGCCGGTGTACGTACCGGACGGGGGTCTGCTGCTGTTGCGTGACGAACCGCGGGTGCTGCTCGCCGCCGTCCTGGACACCCCGGCCGGGCCGTTGACGGTCGCCACGACCCACCTGTCGTTCGTGCCCGGCTGGAACGTGCGTCAGCTGCGGGCCGCGGTGCGGGCCCTGCGGGGGCTGCCGGCGCCGCGGGTGCTGCTCGGTGACCTGAACATGCCGGCCGGTCCGGTGCGGGCGTTCACCGGGTGGCGGCCGCTGGCGCGGGCCGCGACGTTTCCCAACACGGCCCCGAAGACACAGCTCGATCATGTGCTCGCCGACCCGCGCGGCGCCGGCGCTCTGGGCCGGGTCGTGCAGGTGCGCACCCCGGCGGTGGCCGTGTCCGACCATCGGCCCCTGGTGGTACGTCTCGACCGTTGA
- a CDS encoding FAD-binding dehydrogenase, which produces MDVDVIVVGAGLAGLAAAHEITRAGRTVALLDQENAANLGGQAFWSFGGLFFVGSPEQKRARIRDSVELAWADWSNSAGFDRLGDEDAQAVQWARAYVEFAAGEKRSWLSSLGMSWLPFAGWAERGDLRAGGHGNSVPRFHITWGTGTGVVAPFVASAVSASENGLLHFRHRHRVDELIIEGGAAVGVRGTLLAPDDAARGVSSNRDRVGDFEIRAQAVIVTTGGIGANHDLVRRYWPARLGTAPGVMVTGVPAYVDGRMLQIAEDAGVRLVNRDRMWHYTEGVQNWNPIWPGHGIRILSAPSPLWLDALGRRLPAPYFPSYDTLGTLEYLRTTPEIAGYDHSWFVLTQRIIEKEFALSGSEQNPDITASDRRGFLKQRLFGKGAPGPVEAFKQHGADFVVASGLDELVAGMNRLTDTPLLDVATVRSQVVARDSQIANKVSKDAQIQGIHNSRRYIGDRIGRTSTPHRLLDPAAGPLIAVKLHVLTRKTLGGVQTDLDSRALGLDGAPISGLYAAGEVAGFGGGGVHGYNALEGTFLGGCLFSGRAAGRHAAAQL; this is translated from the coding sequence GTGGACGTCGACGTCATCGTGGTCGGGGCGGGGTTGGCCGGGCTGGCCGCAGCGCATGAGATCACCCGGGCCGGCCGGACGGTCGCCCTGCTCGATCAGGAGAACGCCGCCAACCTGGGCGGGCAGGCGTTCTGGTCGTTCGGTGGGTTGTTCTTCGTCGGCAGTCCCGAGCAGAAGCGGGCCCGGATCCGGGACAGTGTCGAGCTGGCGTGGGCGGACTGGAGCAACAGTGCCGGGTTCGACCGTCTCGGTGACGAGGATGCGCAGGCGGTCCAGTGGGCGCGGGCGTATGTGGAGTTCGCCGCCGGGGAGAAACGGTCGTGGCTGTCGTCGTTGGGGATGAGCTGGCTGCCGTTCGCGGGTTGGGCCGAACGCGGTGATCTGCGTGCCGGTGGGCACGGTAATTCGGTGCCGCGGTTCCACATCACGTGGGGGACCGGTACGGGGGTGGTGGCGCCGTTCGTGGCGTCGGCGGTGTCCGCGTCGGAGAACGGGCTGCTGCATTTTCGTCACCGGCATCGGGTCGACGAGCTGATCATCGAGGGTGGCGCGGCGGTCGGCGTACGCGGAACGCTGTTGGCTCCTGATGATGCGGCGCGGGGGGTGTCGTCGAACCGGGATCGGGTCGGTGACTTCGAGATACGGGCGCAGGCGGTGATCGTGACGACCGGTGGGATCGGCGCGAATCACGACCTGGTGCGCCGGTATTGGCCGGCGCGGCTCGGCACCGCCCCGGGCGTGATGGTGACCGGGGTGCCGGCGTATGTGGACGGGCGGATGCTGCAGATCGCCGAGGACGCCGGGGTGCGGCTGGTCAACCGGGACCGGATGTGGCATTACACCGAGGGTGTGCAGAACTGGAATCCGATCTGGCCCGGTCACGGTATCCGGATCCTGTCGGCGCCGTCACCGTTGTGGTTGGATGCGCTCGGTCGTCGGTTGCCGGCCCCGTATTTCCCGTCGTATGACACGCTCGGCACTCTCGAGTATCTGCGGACCACTCCGGAGATCGCCGGGTACGACCATTCGTGGTTCGTGTTGACGCAGCGGATCATCGAGAAGGAGTTCGCCCTGTCCGGGTCGGAGCAGAACCCGGACATCACCGCCTCGGACCGGCGTGGGTTCCTGAAACAGCGGCTGTTCGGTAAGGGTGCGCCGGGTCCGGTGGAGGCGTTCAAACAGCACGGTGCCGACTTCGTGGTCGCGTCGGGTCTGGATGAGCTGGTGGCGGGTATGAACCGGCTCACCGACACGCCGCTGTTGGATGTGGCCACGGTGCGGTCGCAGGTGGTGGCCCGGGATTCGCAGATCGCCAACAAGGTGAGCAAGGACGCGCAGATCCAGGGCATCCACAATTCGCGGCGGTACATCGGTGATCGGATCGGGCGGACGTCGACTCCGCATCGGCTGCTCGACCCGGCGGCCGGGCCGCTGATCGCGGTGAAACTGCACGTGCTGACCCGTAAGACGCTCGGCGGGGTGCAGACCGACCTCGATTCGCGGGCGCTGGGTCTGGACGGGGCGCCGATCTCCGGGTTGTATGCGGCCGGTGAGGTCGCCGGGTTCGGTGGTGGTGGCGTGCACGGCTACAACGCGTTGGAGGGCACGTTCCTCGGTGGGTGTCTGTTCTCCGGGCGGGCCGCCGGCCGGCACGCCGCCGCGCAGCTATAG
- a CDS encoding sulfite exporter TauE/SafE family protein, with protein MIAALLLAALAAGWVDAVVGGGGLLLLPALLVVAPQLGTATALGTNKLAAICGTSTAAVAYARRTKIDWGVAGPAAALALVCAGSGAALAGSVPAAAYRPVIIGVLVAVAVFVTARPQMGLIEQPAKRTRIRRAVVVTVAGVLIGLYDGLIGPGTGTFLVLAFTAIVGADFVHGSAMAKIVNTATNLGALVVFAATGHVAWLLGAAMAVCNIIGAVLGARMALRRGAGFVRIILLVVVLALIARLGYQHWAQN; from the coding sequence ATGATCGCCGCGCTCCTGCTCGCCGCGCTGGCGGCGGGCTGGGTCGACGCGGTCGTCGGCGGCGGCGGGCTGCTGCTGCTACCGGCGCTGCTGGTGGTGGCCCCGCAGCTGGGCACGGCGACCGCGTTGGGCACCAACAAACTCGCGGCGATCTGCGGCACGTCGACGGCCGCGGTCGCCTACGCCCGCCGCACCAAGATCGACTGGGGGGTCGCCGGGCCGGCGGCCGCTCTGGCGCTGGTGTGCGCCGGGTCGGGGGCGGCACTGGCCGGTTCGGTACCCGCGGCCGCGTACCGTCCCGTCATCATCGGGGTACTGGTGGCGGTGGCCGTGTTCGTCACCGCCCGCCCGCAGATGGGCCTGATCGAACAACCCGCCAAACGCACCCGGATCCGCCGCGCCGTGGTCGTGACCGTCGCCGGAGTGCTGATCGGCCTGTACGACGGACTGATCGGACCCGGCACCGGCACGTTCCTGGTCCTGGCGTTCACCGCGATCGTCGGCGCCGACTTCGTGCACGGCTCGGCGATGGCGAAGATCGTGAACACGGCCACCAACCTCGGCGCCCTGGTGGTGTTCGCCGCGACCGGCCACGTCGCGTGGCTGCTCGGCGCCGCGATGGCGGTCTGCAACATCATCGGCGCGGTCCTCGGCGCCCGGATGGCCCTGCGCCGCGGCGCCGGGTTCGTCCGGATCATCCTGCTGGTGGTGGTACTCGCGTTGATCGCCCGACTCGGCTACCAACACTGGGCGCAGAACTGA
- a CDS encoding IucA/IucC family siderophore biosynthesis protein — translation MPHPTAEPAGTRTQITAIRPDLLDAYDTALPAARTAILARLLIATETEPLPGLTSRHHHHGHTHVRFGDTLLTYPTDAATPFTTPPTGLHVTLDGRPVDDPAHLAAHLWPNTPLITELTGSVDNLALARAANPTPSWPHRPEPGQIEQTLIDGHPLHPCCRTRTGMTVADQLAYAPEHRPTFTLHRLRVPPRHWHGTGEPVLLAHPWQATRLREQYPWLTDDGQTGPVRPLMSLRTVAPLDGGPHIKTAVDIQMTSAVRTVSPAAVHNGPLLSRLLQQLTRDLPIDVLAETTAGAVITDHGPDRRLAHLIRQAPPADAVPLGILADEPRRFGDPYQLMKDLGTVFFAPLARLLDRGVALEAHGQNSLAILRDGRITRTLYRDLGGVRVHPARLAAAGHPMPDLHGDLPTDDDTELRTKLAAAALATVARQFITNAHADPDTLWHTLATALRHHPDLLTTPLPVKATTAMRLAADPLHDRWTHLPNPMTAHA, via the coding sequence GTGCCGCACCCCACCGCCGAACCCGCCGGCACCCGCACCCAGATCACCGCAATCCGCCCCGACCTGCTCGACGCCTACGACACCGCCCTGCCCGCCGCCCGCACCGCCATCCTCGCCCGCCTCCTCATCGCCACCGAAACCGAACCACTACCCGGTCTCACCAGCCGCCACCACCACCACGGCCACACCCACGTCCGCTTCGGCGACACCCTGCTCACCTACCCCACCGACGCCGCCACCCCCTTCACCACCCCACCGACCGGCCTGCACGTCACCCTCGACGGCCGACCCGTCGACGACCCCGCCCACCTCGCCGCCCACCTCTGGCCGAACACACCCCTGATCACCGAACTCACCGGCAGCGTCGACAACCTCGCCCTCGCCCGCGCCGCCAACCCCACACCATCGTGGCCCCACCGACCGGAACCGGGCCAGATCGAACAAACCCTCATCGACGGACACCCCCTACACCCCTGCTGCCGCACCCGCACCGGCATGACCGTCGCCGACCAACTCGCCTACGCCCCCGAACACCGCCCCACCTTCACCCTGCACCGCCTCCGCGTACCACCCCGGCACTGGCACGGAACCGGCGAACCCGTACTCCTCGCCCACCCCTGGCAGGCCACCCGACTCCGCGAGCAATACCCCTGGCTCACCGACGACGGACAGACCGGACCGGTCCGACCACTGATGTCACTGCGCACCGTCGCCCCCCTCGACGGCGGCCCACACATCAAAACGGCCGTCGACATCCAGATGACCTCCGCCGTACGCACCGTCTCTCCCGCCGCCGTCCACAACGGGCCCCTCCTGTCGAGGCTGCTACAACAACTCACCCGAGACCTGCCGATCGACGTACTCGCCGAAACCACCGCCGGCGCCGTCATCACCGACCACGGACCCGACCGGCGCCTGGCCCACCTCATCCGCCAAGCACCCCCCGCCGACGCGGTCCCCCTCGGCATCCTCGCCGACGAGCCCCGACGCTTCGGCGACCCCTACCAACTCATGAAAGACCTCGGCACCGTCTTCTTCGCACCCCTCGCACGCCTGCTCGACCGCGGCGTCGCCCTCGAAGCCCACGGCCAGAACAGCCTCGCCATCCTCCGCGACGGCCGCATCACCCGCACCCTCTACCGCGACCTCGGCGGCGTCCGCGTCCACCCCGCACGCCTCGCCGCCGCCGGCCACCCCATGCCCGACCTGCACGGCGACCTACCCACCGACGACGACACCGAACTGCGCACCAAACTCGCCGCCGCCGCCCTCGCCACCGTCGCCCGCCAATTCATCACCAACGCCCACGCCGACCCCGACACGCTGTGGCACACCCTCGCCACCGCCCTACGCCACCACCCCGACCTACTCACCACCCCACTACCGGTCAAAGCCACCACCGCCATGCGACTGGCCGCCGACCCCCTCCACGACCGCTGGACCCACCTGCCCAACCCCATGACGGCGCACGCCTGA
- a CDS encoding IucA/IucC family protein — MTRIATNSRLATAAAHTEAALAVHAPHLTDAFTHHLPTAADTVGRRLRSALIRENLTPETPGGRRHAFHHIEYPDAGVADPVDLLTGITHGTFAAEIRNAVLNLAIALARAGDNLPTGDDPDTTAVRLERLAVAGHNLHPCGRTRLGWDTGDVLTHDLEAGHTRIHFLAVRDDTHLGDDLGTMLDTGHHLPGYRIQPVHPWQLDTVRTRYADRFTDGTLQHVDGHLDAIPTAALRTLLLPDGRYLKLSLDIQVTSTRRSISVASTRNGPALSTLLQRLITDDDRILLMTEPAAAAVPIGTGRDLSAITRTGLTGRLQPDETAIPGGALPLLIGDLVDQTGGNPATWLTDYTRLLLPPLLRLLGHGIALEAHLQNCLPTFINGHPHRLALRDLAGLRIHPERLHTAGHTIDLWPGSVITATDTETLRAKLAYTALQAHLGELVIRLTHSHHLDEKHAWRLIRTVLDDTLHHGLTRDDHTWLTAATVPHKALVRMRLAGTGDIHIPVDNPLHG; from the coding sequence ATGACCCGCATCGCCACCAACAGCCGGCTCGCCACCGCCGCCGCCCACACCGAAGCCGCCCTCGCCGTCCACGCCCCCCACCTCACCGACGCCTTCACCCACCACCTACCCACCGCCGCCGACACCGTCGGCCGCCGCCTCCGCTCCGCCCTCATCCGCGAAAACCTCACCCCCGAAACCCCCGGCGGCCGCCGCCACGCCTTCCACCACATCGAATACCCCGACGCCGGCGTCGCCGACCCCGTCGACCTACTCACCGGCATCACCCACGGCACCTTCGCCGCCGAAATCCGCAACGCCGTCCTCAACCTCGCCATCGCCCTCGCCCGCGCCGGCGACAACCTGCCCACCGGCGACGACCCCGACACCACCGCCGTACGCCTCGAACGCCTCGCCGTCGCCGGCCACAACCTGCACCCCTGCGGCCGCACCCGCCTCGGCTGGGACACCGGCGACGTCCTCACCCACGACCTCGAAGCCGGACACACCCGCATCCACTTCCTCGCCGTCCGCGACGACACCCACCTCGGCGACGACCTCGGCACCATGCTCGACACCGGCCACCACCTACCCGGCTACCGCATCCAACCCGTCCACCCCTGGCAACTCGACACCGTCCGCACCCGCTACGCCGACCGATTCACCGACGGCACCCTGCAACACGTCGACGGCCACCTCGACGCCATCCCCACCGCCGCCCTCCGCACCCTGCTGCTCCCCGACGGCCGCTACCTCAAACTCAGCCTCGACATCCAGGTCACCTCCACCCGCCGCAGCATCAGCGTCGCCTCCACCCGCAACGGCCCCGCCCTCTCCACCCTCCTGCAACGCCTCATCACCGACGACGACCGCATCCTGCTCATGACCGAACCCGCCGCCGCCGCCGTCCCCATCGGCACCGGCCGCGACCTGTCCGCCATCACCCGCACCGGCCTCACCGGACGCCTACAACCCGACGAAACCGCCATCCCCGGCGGCGCACTACCCCTACTCATCGGCGACCTCGTCGACCAGACCGGCGGCAACCCCGCCACCTGGCTCACCGACTACACCCGACTCCTACTCCCACCCCTACTACGCCTCCTCGGCCACGGCATCGCCCTCGAAGCCCACCTGCAGAACTGCCTGCCCACCTTCATCAACGGCCACCCCCACCGCCTCGCCCTCCGCGACCTCGCCGGCCTCCGCATCCACCCCGAACGCCTCCACACCGCCGGACACACCATCGACCTCTGGCCCGGCTCCGTCATCACCGCCACCGACACCGAAACCCTGCGCGCCAAACTCGCCTACACCGCACTCCAAGCCCACCTCGGCGAACTCGTCATCCGCCTCACCCACAGCCACCACCTCGACGAAAAACACGCCTGGCGCCTCATCCGCACCGTCCTCGACGACACCCTCCACCACGGCCTCACCCGCGACGACCACACCTGGCTCACCGCCGCAACCGTCCCCCACAAAGCCCTCGTCCGCATGCGCCTCGCCGGCACCGGCGACATCCACATCCCCGTCGACAACCCCCTCCATGGCTGA
- a CDS encoding dihydrodipicolinate synthase family protein: protein MFTGLSAFALTPLDDDRLDEHAYAKLITRLAGSGVDSIGALGSTGSYAYLTRGERARVAALAVQNAGDTPVIAGIGALRTRHVLEHADDAQQAGVRAVLLAPVSYQPLSDDEVYHLFERVTAGLSVPLVVYDNPRTTGFTFTDDLYAAVAKLPGVASIKVPPLPADPAIAHDRVTALRTLLAPEVTIGVSGDQVAAVSLRAGCDAWYSVIAGTLPDLALPIVRASSPVVAKAASDRLRPLFELFAAHGSLRVVAVIAEHLGLTGPACLPPPLRPLDAAAHHAVLQALATIDATPPA from the coding sequence GTGTTCACCGGCCTGAGTGCCTTCGCGCTCACCCCGCTCGACGACGACCGCCTCGACGAACACGCCTACGCGAAACTGATCACCCGGTTGGCCGGGTCCGGTGTCGACAGCATCGGCGCGCTCGGTTCCACCGGTTCCTACGCCTATCTGACCCGCGGCGAACGGGCTCGGGTCGCCGCCCTGGCCGTGCAGAACGCCGGTGACACCCCGGTGATCGCCGGGATCGGCGCGTTACGCACCCGGCACGTGCTCGAACACGCCGACGACGCCCAGCAGGCCGGTGTTCGTGCGGTGCTGCTGGCGCCGGTGTCGTATCAGCCGCTGTCCGACGACGAGGTGTATCACCTGTTCGAGCGGGTCACCGCGGGCCTGTCGGTGCCGCTGGTGGTGTACGACAATCCGCGGACCACGGGGTTCACGTTCACCGACGACCTGTATGCGGCGGTCGCGAAACTCCCGGGTGTGGCGTCGATCAAAGTGCCGCCGCTGCCGGCGGACCCGGCGATCGCCCACGATCGGGTCACCGCGCTGCGGACGCTGCTGGCGCCCGAGGTGACCATCGGGGTCTCCGGTGATCAGGTCGCCGCGGTGTCGTTGCGGGCCGGCTGCGACGCCTGGTATTCGGTGATCGCCGGGACCCTGCCCGATCTGGCCCTGCCGATCGTGCGGGCCTCGTCGCCGGTGGTCGCGAAAGCGGCGTCGGATCGGCTGCGGCCACTGTTCGAACTGTTCGCCGCGCACGGCAGCCTGCGGGTGGTCGCGGTGATCGCCGAACACCTCGGCCTGACCGGTCCGGCCTGTCTGCCGCCGCCGTTGCGGCCGCTGGACGCGGCCGCCCACCATGCGGTCCTGCAGGCCCTGGCCACGATCGACGCCACCCCACCGGCCTGA
- a CDS encoding heme-degrading domain-containing protein: MSEDLPKLIATIEDQERRLVFPTFTEADAWALGCLLVNLATERSLPVAVDIRRGPQQLFHAGLPGSVADNDTWIDRKVRVVYRYGASSFLVGRRLAAKGRELDASQGVDPADYAAHGGAFPVRVPGAGVIGVVTVSGLPQADDHALVVEAIETFLTR, translated from the coding sequence ATGAGCGAGGACCTGCCGAAACTGATCGCCACCATCGAAGACCAGGAACGCCGTCTGGTGTTCCCCACCTTCACCGAGGCCGACGCGTGGGCACTGGGCTGCCTGCTGGTGAACCTGGCCACCGAGCGGAGCCTGCCGGTGGCCGTCGACATCCGCCGCGGCCCGCAGCAACTGTTCCACGCCGGGCTACCCGGATCGGTCGCCGACAACGACACGTGGATCGACCGGAAGGTACGGGTCGTCTACCGCTACGGGGCGTCGTCGTTCCTGGTCGGCCGCCGCCTCGCCGCCAAGGGCCGCGAACTGGACGCCTCCCAGGGCGTCGACCCGGCCGACTACGCCGCCCACGGCGGGGCGTTCCCGGTACGGGTACCCGGCGCCGGGGTGATCGGAGTGGTGACCGTGTCCGGCCTGCCGCAGGCCGACGACCACGCCCTCGTGGTCGAGGCGATCGAGACGTTCCTGACCCGCTGA
- a CDS encoding alanine racemase yields MADPRITAALRRLPTPRCAYLYDTTALRHRAATLKAALPPKTTILYAVKANSHPDVIHTLATACDGLEVASGGELTLARQAHAKRIVFGGPAKTDTELAAALQTGAQLNVESPHELRRLAALGATADICLRINRTTTALTGSHTMTGTPTPFGIDENQLPHVLADIPPGLRVIGFHLHAVSNNLDGHAHARFLTDAIDWSTRTAHTHDIPLRIVNAGGGLGIDYLTGDTIDLTPLSTVTIPDHLELILEPGRYLTADAGWYATEVLDLKTTHGRTFAILRGGTHHFRLPAAWGYSHPFTVIPIDEWTHPYPRLTTHDTHIDAVGELCTPRDVLTRNQHVPHLRTGDLLLYPRAGAYGWDISHHDFLRHEPPTFITL; encoded by the coding sequence ATGGCTGACCCCCGCATCACCGCCGCACTGCGCCGCCTCCCCACCCCCCGCTGCGCCTACCTCTACGACACCACCGCACTCCGCCACCGCGCCGCCACCCTAAAAGCGGCACTACCCCCCAAAACCACCATCCTGTACGCCGTAAAAGCCAACAGCCACCCCGACGTCATCCACACCCTCGCCACCGCATGCGACGGACTCGAAGTCGCCTCCGGAGGCGAACTCACCCTCGCCCGACAAGCCCACGCCAAACGCATCGTCTTCGGCGGCCCCGCCAAAACCGACACCGAACTCGCCGCCGCCCTCCAAACCGGCGCCCAACTCAACGTCGAAAGCCCCCACGAACTCCGCCGCCTCGCCGCCCTCGGCGCAACCGCCGACATCTGCCTCCGCATCAACCGCACCACCACCGCCCTCACCGGCAGCCACACCATGACCGGCACCCCCACCCCCTTCGGCATCGACGAAAACCAACTCCCCCACGTCCTCGCCGACATCCCACCCGGACTCCGCGTCATCGGCTTCCACCTACACGCCGTCTCCAACAACCTCGACGGCCACGCCCACGCCCGCTTCCTCACCGACGCCATCGACTGGTCCACCCGCACCGCCCACACCCACGACATCCCCCTCCGCATCGTCAACGCCGGCGGCGGCCTCGGCATCGACTACCTCACCGGCGACACCATCGACCTCACCCCCCTCTCCACCGTGACCATCCCCGACCACCTCGAACTCATCCTCGAACCAGGCCGCTACCTCACCGCCGACGCCGGCTGGTACGCCACCGAAGTCCTCGACCTCAAAACCACCCACGGCCGCACCTTCGCCATCCTCCGCGGCGGCACCCACCACTTCCGCCTACCCGCAGCCTGGGGCTACTCCCACCCCTTCACCGTCATCCCCATCGACGAATGGACCCACCCCTACCCCCGCCTCACCACCCACGACACCCACATCGACGCCGTCGGCGAACTCTGCACCCCCCGAGACGTACTCACCCGCAACCAACACGTCCCCCACCTCCGCACCGGCGACCTCCTCCTCTACCCCCGCGCCGGCGCCTACGGCTGGGACATCTCCCACCACGACTTCCTCCGCCACGAACCCCCGACCTTCATCACCCTCTGA
- a CDS encoding PadR family transcriptional regulator, protein MQEPTFLILTALAGRPLHGYGIIQAVAALSDGDVTLRPGTLYGALDRLAEQSLIAVEREEAVEGRLRRYYRLTDTGAQTLAVEAERLRRRAAAAEAQLRSRGGLAPGPA, encoded by the coding sequence ATGCAGGAGCCGACGTTTCTGATCCTGACCGCGCTGGCCGGGCGCCCCCTACACGGCTACGGCATCATCCAGGCCGTCGCCGCCCTCTCCGACGGTGACGTGACGTTACGGCCGGGCACCCTGTACGGGGCTCTGGACCGGCTCGCCGAACAGTCCCTGATCGCCGTCGAACGCGAGGAGGCCGTCGAGGGCCGGCTACGCCGCTACTACCGGCTCACCGACACCGGCGCGCAGACTCTGGCCGTCGAGGCCGAGCGGCTACGGCGGCGGGCGGCCGCCGCGGAGGCACAGTTACGCTCCCGCGGCGGCCTGGCGCCCGGTCCGGCCTGA